Proteins from a single region of Dysosmobacter acutus:
- a CDS encoding uridine kinase family protein produces the protein MAYSLKEINEAIRSDPAAFVAECDAAYQKKIESAAKKIADHRTESHIILLSGPSGSGKTTTAMKIEEVLDNSGVETHTISMDDYFLSVDPETAPRNREGGIDYESPFCLDIDLLNRHFAMLDRGETIHIPKYEFARQIRSATMTHPLQLGQDELAIFEGIHALNDVITGKNPRALKLYIAARSNLVDEEGSVVFQHAWLRLVRRIVRDAKFRGSDAAFTIKLWPNVRRGEKLYISPYKENANLMFDSSLPYELSVLKPFVVPMLEKLPRGKYDVADDMLRAFDRIEPLDESYVAPRSLVREFIGGSDYAY, from the coding sequence GGCGGCCTTTGTGGCCGAGTGCGACGCCGCCTATCAGAAGAAGATCGAAAGCGCCGCAAAAAAAATCGCCGACCACCGGACCGAGTCCCACATCATCCTGCTCTCCGGGCCCTCCGGCTCCGGCAAGACCACCACAGCCATGAAGATCGAGGAGGTGCTGGACAATTCCGGCGTGGAGACCCACACCATCTCCATGGACGACTACTTTTTGTCCGTGGACCCGGAAACCGCACCCCGGAACCGGGAGGGCGGCATTGACTACGAATCGCCTTTCTGCCTGGACATCGACCTTTTAAACCGCCATTTTGCCATGCTGGACCGGGGCGAGACCATCCACATCCCCAAGTACGAGTTTGCCCGCCAGATCCGCAGCGCCACCATGACCCACCCGCTTCAGTTAGGCCAGGACGAGCTGGCCATCTTCGAGGGCATCCACGCCCTCAACGACGTGATTACAGGCAAGAACCCCAGAGCCCTTAAGCTCTATATCGCCGCCCGGTCCAACCTGGTGGACGAGGAAGGCTCTGTGGTCTTCCAGCACGCCTGGCTACGCCTGGTACGCCGCATCGTCCGGGACGCCAAGTTCCGCGGCAGCGACGCAGCCTTTACCATCAAGCTCTGGCCCAACGTCCGCCGGGGCGAAAAGCTCTATATCTCTCCCTACAAGGAAAACGCCAATCTGATGTTCGACTCCTCGCTTCCCTATGAGCTCTCGGTGCTCAAGCCGTTTGTGGTGCCCATGCTGGAAAAGCTGCCCCGGGGCAAGTACGACGTGGCGGACGACATGCTCCGCGCCTTTGACCGCATTGAGCCTCTGGACGAATCCTATGTCGCCCCCCGCTCCCTGGTCCGGGAGTTTATCGGCGGCAGCGATTACGCATATTAA
- a CDS encoding zinc ribbon domain-containing protein produces MDEKLQELLYKVQMAAVDIGNTAAALATSAVRGAEELVETGRQKARLIDLKAEVNLRLREIGELVYGTHTGEPADSEVLFAKLREIDELKAEIAQISGTSAQGEEKEPVQAEICCPNCGAAAQEGDIYCRGCGARL; encoded by the coding sequence ATGGACGAAAAGTTACAGGAACTGCTGTATAAGGTACAGATGGCCGCCGTGGACATCGGCAACACCGCCGCCGCCCTGGCCACCTCCGCTGTCCGCGGCGCGGAGGAGCTGGTGGAAACCGGCCGGCAGAAGGCCCGCCTCATTGACCTGAAGGCGGAGGTAAACCTCCGGCTCCGGGAGATCGGGGAGCTGGTCTACGGCACCCACACCGGCGAGCCCGCCGATTCAGAGGTCCTTTTCGCCAAGCTGCGGGAGATCGACGAGCTGAAGGCGGAGATCGCCCAGATCTCCGGAACCTCCGCCCAAGGTGAAGAGAAGGAACCTGTTCAGGCCGAGATCTGCTGCCCCAACTGCGGCGCCGCCGCACAGGAGGGCGATATCTACTGCCGCGGCTGCGGCGCCCGGCTGTAA
- a CDS encoding putative polysaccharide biosynthesis protein: protein MAKKETKQNFLGGAAILAAAVAVVKLIGAIFKIPLTNIIGAEGMTHFNTSYKIYNLLLTISTAGLPLALSRLVSEANALGRENEKRRIFHVALGLFFLLGLSGSLIMFFGTEPLAELMNNSLAFYAIRALSPAVFCVCLMSAMRGYTQGQGNMKPTAISQILEALCKLVVGLTLAVVLLRQGYGVEVGAAGGIFGVTVGTAASLIFLSLYLLRRRSRTPGADIAPSSGRLLKRLLVIGIPITLGSSGMSLISLIDQSVAMGRLQDALGMSEKAAAALYGQYTFSENLFNLPSSFVYPVTMSLIPAVAAALAQQDHNRVSKLVSSSFRLIATLVIPAGVGLSVLAGPILLMLYPSQRADAVAATYHLQLLGVACIFVCLMVLTNAILQSHGRERIPIFTIIAGGLVKISMNYVLIGNPDINIKGAPISTLCCYVVIAGLNLFFVYRTLEEKPGYWGLFFKPALASVIMGLGARISYLACNGALSSRMGEYAGNALATLAGVGAGVVVYVILIPVLRILTADDLKNLRGGDRISRILHLK from the coding sequence ATGGCAAAAAAAGAAACAAAGCAGAATTTCTTAGGCGGCGCCGCCATATTGGCGGCGGCAGTGGCGGTTGTGAAGCTCATCGGCGCCATCTTCAAAATCCCGCTGACCAACATCATCGGCGCGGAGGGCATGACCCACTTCAACACCTCCTACAAAATTTACAACCTGCTGCTGACCATCTCCACCGCGGGGCTGCCCCTGGCCCTCAGCCGCCTGGTGTCCGAGGCCAACGCCCTGGGCCGGGAAAACGAGAAGCGGCGGATCTTTCATGTGGCGCTGGGGCTTTTCTTCCTCCTGGGCCTGTCCGGCTCGCTGATCATGTTTTTCGGCACGGAGCCCCTGGCGGAGCTGATGAACAACTCCCTGGCCTTCTATGCCATCCGGGCGCTGAGCCCGGCGGTATTCTGCGTATGCCTCATGTCCGCCATGCGGGGCTATACCCAGGGGCAGGGCAACATGAAGCCCACCGCCATCTCCCAGATCCTGGAGGCCCTCTGCAAGCTTGTGGTGGGATTGACTCTGGCCGTGGTGCTGCTGCGCCAGGGTTACGGCGTGGAGGTGGGCGCCGCCGGAGGCATCTTCGGCGTCACCGTGGGCACCGCCGCGTCGCTGATCTTTCTCTCCCTCTATCTGCTGCGCCGCCGCAGCCGTACGCCGGGTGCGGACATTGCCCCGTCCTCCGGCCGCCTCCTGAAGCGGCTTCTGGTCATCGGAATTCCCATCACCCTGGGTTCCTCGGGCATGAGCCTCATCTCCCTCATCGACCAGAGCGTGGCCATGGGGCGGCTTCAGGATGCCCTGGGCATGAGCGAGAAGGCCGCCGCGGCGCTTTATGGGCAGTACACCTTCAGCGAAAACCTGTTCAACCTGCCCTCCTCCTTTGTCTATCCCGTCACCATGAGTCTGATTCCCGCTGTGGCCGCCGCGCTGGCCCAGCAAGACCACAACCGGGTCAGCAAGCTGGTAAGCTCCTCCTTCCGCTTGATCGCCACACTGGTGATCCCCGCGGGGGTGGGCCTGTCTGTGCTGGCCGGTCCCATCCTGCTGATGCTCTACCCCTCCCAGCGCGCGGACGCCGTGGCCGCCACCTATCATCTCCAGCTGCTTGGCGTGGCCTGCATTTTTGTGTGCCTGATGGTGCTGACCAACGCCATCTTACAATCCCACGGTCGGGAGCGGATTCCCATTTTCACCATCATTGCCGGCGGGCTGGTGAAAATCTCCATGAACTATGTGCTCATCGGCAACCCGGACATCAACATCAAAGGCGCTCCCATCTCCACGCTGTGCTGCTATGTGGTCATCGCGGGGCTGAACCTCTTTTTCGTCTACCGGACGCTGGAGGAGAAGCCAGGCTACTGGGGCCTTTTCTTTAAGCCCGCCCTGGCCTCGGTCATTATGGGCCTGGGCGCGCGGATCAGCTACCTTGCCTGCAATGGCGCCCTGAGCAGCCGGATGGGCGAATACGCCGGCAACGCCTTAGCCACTCTGGCTGGTGTGGGCGCAGGCGTGGTGGTTTACGTGATCCTGATCCCGGTGCTTCGGATTCTCACCGCCGACGACCTGAAGAATCTCCGGGGCGGTGACAGGATTTCCAGGATTTTGCATTTAAAATGA
- the mazG gene encoding nucleoside triphosphate pyrophosphohydrolase, translating to MIDFEYRETYGYKDLLDILRILRAPGGCPWDREQTHESLKRNFLEETYEAVDAIDSGDSHALCEELGDVLMQVVLHAQIDQEQGGFTMDDVVDGVCKKLIYRHPHVFGGGMQAEDSETVLVNWEALKRSEKGQASTADAIDSVAHALPSLWRAEKIQSKAAKAGFDWPAGSAAADKLWEEAQELRRAQEAELPPDGPHGAREEAGDLLFAAVNVVRRAGVDPEEALHSACEKFSRRFREVESQADRPLNQMNSEDLAALWRRAKEQS from the coding sequence ATGATAGATTTTGAATATCGGGAAACTTACGGTTACAAGGATTTGCTCGATATTCTGCGGATTCTCCGCGCCCCGGGGGGATGCCCCTGGGACCGGGAGCAGACCCACGAGTCCCTGAAAAGGAACTTTCTGGAGGAGACCTACGAGGCGGTGGACGCCATCGACAGCGGCGACTCCCACGCGCTCTGCGAGGAGCTGGGGGACGTGCTGATGCAGGTGGTGCTCCACGCCCAGATTGATCAGGAGCAAGGCGGCTTCACCATGGACGACGTGGTGGACGGCGTGTGCAAAAAGCTGATTTACCGCCACCCCCACGTGTTCGGCGGGGGCATGCAGGCGGAGGACAGCGAAACCGTGCTGGTCAACTGGGAGGCCCTGAAGCGCTCGGAGAAGGGACAAGCCTCCACCGCTGACGCCATAGACTCCGTAGCCCACGCGCTGCCCTCCTTATGGCGGGCGGAAAAGATTCAGTCCAAGGCCGCAAAGGCCGGCTTTGACTGGCCCGCCGGCTCCGCTGCGGCGGACAAGCTGTGGGAGGAGGCGCAGGAGCTGCGCCGTGCCCAGGAGGCGGAACTGCCCCCCGACGGCCCCCACGGCGCAAGGGAAGAGGCCGGCGATCTGCTGTTTGCCGCGGTCAACGTGGTGCGCAGGGCCGGAGTGGATCCGGAGGAGGCGCTGCACAGCGCCTGCGAAAAGTTTTCCAGGAGGTTTCGGGAGGTGGAATCCCAGGCGGACCGTCCCCTGAACCAGATGAACAGCGAAGACCTGGCCGCGCTGTGGCGGCGGGCCAAAGAACAGTCTTAA
- a CDS encoding HU family DNA-binding protein: MNKAELISAVAEKAELSKKDTEAVISAMLDTIAASLKDGDKVQLVGFGSFEVKKRAERIGRNPKTKESIKIPASQVPVFKAGKALKDTVAK, encoded by the coding sequence ATGAACAAAGCAGAACTCATCAGCGCTGTTGCTGAAAAGGCTGAACTGTCCAAAAAGGACACCGAGGCCGTCATCTCCGCTATGCTGGACACCATTGCCGCTTCTTTAAAGGACGGTGACAAGGTTCAGCTGGTTGGCTTTGGTTCTTTTGAGGTGAAGAAGAGAGCCGAGCGCATCGGCCGCAACCCCAAGACCAAGGAATCCATCAAGATTCCCGCCTCCCAGGTTCCCGTCTTCAAGGCCGGCAAGGCTCTGAAGGACACGGTGGCCAAGTAA
- a CDS encoding RNA-binding S4 domain-containing protein, translated as MRLDKYLKVSRLIKRRTVANEACDNGLVSVNGKPQRASYDVKAGDQISLRFGVRTVSVEVISVAENVKSADAAAMYREL; from the coding sequence ATGCGACTGGATAAATACCTGAAGGTTTCCCGCCTGATCAAGCGGCGCACCGTGGCCAACGAGGCCTGTGACAACGGACTGGTCAGCGTCAACGGCAAGCCCCAGCGGGCCTCCTACGACGTAAAGGCGGGGGATCAGATCTCCCTGCGCTTCGGCGTGCGCACCGTCAGTGTAGAGGTGATCAGCGTGGCGGAGAACGTCAAAAGCGCCGATGCGGCCGCCATGTACCGCGAACTCTGA
- a CDS encoding YabP/YqfC family sporulation protein — protein sequence MPYDSAMPHHLELRGRESLVVSGVEDVERFDETGIVMETSAGTLIITGDGLHIGQLSLDGGELHVDGRIDSLSYEEEGRGGGGFFRRLFG from the coding sequence ATGCCATACGACTCTGCCATGCCCCATCACCTGGAGCTGCGGGGCCGAGAAAGCCTGGTGGTCTCCGGTGTGGAGGATGTGGAGCGGTTTGACGAGACAGGCATCGTCATGGAGACCTCGGCCGGGACGCTGATTATCACCGGCGACGGCCTCCACATCGGCCAGCTGTCCTTAGACGGCGGGGAGCTCCACGTGGACGGCCGGATCGATTCCCTCTCCTATGAGGAGGAGGGCCGCGGCGGGGGCGGCTTTTTCCGCCGGCTGTTCGGATAA
- a CDS encoding FtsB family cell division protein: MAARGKKQKKAGAGILTKLVILALLLAVGFQLYRLQGQITEAETNRAQLAAQVAAKQQENAALAKDIENGDDPETLEEIARNELGMVNPGEKVFYDVSN, translated from the coding sequence TTGGCCGCAAGGGGAAAGAAACAGAAAAAGGCAGGCGCGGGAATTCTCACCAAGCTGGTGATTCTGGCGCTGCTGCTGGCCGTGGGCTTCCAGCTTTACCGCCTCCAGGGCCAGATCACAGAAGCGGAGACAAACCGGGCGCAGCTGGCCGCTCAGGTGGCGGCAAAGCAGCAGGAAAACGCCGCTTTGGCAAAAGACATTGAGAACGGAGATGACCCCGAGACGCTGGAGGAGATCGCCCGCAACGAATTGGGAATGGTCAACCCGGGGGAGAAGGTCTTTTACGACGTGAGCAACTGA
- a CDS encoding S1 RNA-binding domain-containing protein produces MEPEVGSILEGKVTTITKFGAFVALEGGKSGLIHISEIANSFVNDVHDFLQEGQSVKVKVLSTENGKINLSIKRLQPPAPRPGGGMRPAMPRSAAPRPVHSSPRPEGRSFQQPLAPTADSSFEDKLKQFMSASEGKLSDLNRNMDGKRGGGRRKR; encoded by the coding sequence ATGGAGCCTGAGGTTGGGAGCATTCTGGAAGGCAAAGTCACTACCATCACAAAGTTCGGCGCATTCGTGGCACTGGAGGGCGGCAAGTCCGGTCTGATACATATTTCAGAGATTGCAAACTCCTTTGTCAATGACGTTCACGATTTCCTGCAGGAGGGGCAGAGCGTCAAGGTCAAGGTGCTGTCCACGGAGAATGGGAAAATCAATCTCTCCATCAAGCGGCTGCAGCCTCCCGCACCCCGTCCCGGCGGCGGGATGCGTCCGGCCATGCCCCGCAGCGCGGCGCCCCGGCCGGTTCACAGCAGTCCCAGACCGGAGGGCCGGTCGTTTCAGCAGCCTCTGGCCCCTACCGCAGACTCCTCCTTTGAGGACAAGCTGAAACAATTTATGTCCGCCTCGGAGGGCAAGCTCTCCGACCTCAACCGCAACATGGACGGAAAACGGGGCGGCGGACGGCGCAAGAGATAA
- the hpf gene encoding ribosome hibernation-promoting factor, HPF/YfiA family, with product MKFTFACKKVTLNDSIKEYATKKFSKLDRYFKEEASAHITFSVEKDHRCVVEITIRGGNTLFRAQTEAPDGDMRAAIDEAQSYINRQIRKNKTRLEKRLREGAFPEAAVADAFDVAEEKEFNIVRTKRFSVKPMSAEEAILQMNLLDHDFFVFRNAEDGAISIVYQRKSGGYGLIETNDAD from the coding sequence ATGAAGTTCACATTTGCATGCAAGAAAGTTACGCTGAACGATTCGATCAAGGAGTACGCTACCAAAAAATTCTCCAAGCTGGACCGCTATTTTAAGGAGGAGGCGAGCGCTCATATCACCTTCTCTGTTGAAAAAGACCACCGCTGCGTGGTGGAGATCACCATCCGCGGGGGCAATACACTGTTCCGTGCCCAGACGGAAGCGCCCGACGGCGACATGCGCGCCGCCATTGACGAGGCCCAGAGCTATATCAACCGCCAGATTCGGAAGAATAAGACCCGTCTGGAAAAACGCCTGCGGGAGGGCGCATTCCCGGAGGCCGCCGTTGCGGACGCCTTTGATGTGGCGGAGGAAAAGGAGTTCAATATCGTCCGGACCAAGCGTTTTTCCGTCAAACCCATGAGCGCCGAGGAGGCCATTTTGCAGATGAACCTGCTGGATCACGACTTCTTTGTGTTCCGCAATGCGGAGGACGGGGCGATCTCCATTGTGTATCAGCGCAAGAGCGGCGGTTATGGCCTGATTGAGACCAACGACGCGGATTAA
- a CDS encoding glucose-6-phosphate isomerase, which produces MLNVRLFQMKSFIPMPYEEALAPRLKIADQWLQNGSGKGGEFTGWVNLPRDYDREEFDRIRAAAKKIQSDSKALVVIGIGGSYLGARGVIECLCSPNYNLKKKDTPNVYFVGNGLSGDALYEVMELIGDQDFSVNVISKSGTTTEPAVAFRFFRDRLVEKYGAAAAGRRIYATTDKARGALKSLADRQGWETFVVPDEVGGRYSVLTAVGLLPIAVCGVDIAKLMAGAAEMMEVCRRGGSDCPAWRYAAARFQLYLTGKKVEILGCFDPSFRFMGEWWKQLYGESEGKEGKGIFPASVEFTADLHSMGQYIQQGERILFETVVRMGPSQHPLSVPRDEADGDGLNFLAGRDMDFIRDRAMEGTLLAHSEGGVPNLIVETEDKSPRSLGQLIYFFEYACALSGYLLGVNPFDQPGVESYKKNMFALLGKPGYEELAGELKARL; this is translated from the coding sequence ATGCTGAATGTGCGTCTGTTTCAAATGAAATCCTTCATCCCCATGCCATACGAGGAGGCCCTGGCGCCCCGGCTGAAAATTGCCGACCAGTGGCTCCAGAACGGCAGCGGCAAGGGCGGCGAATTCACCGGCTGGGTGAACCTGCCCCGGGACTATGACCGGGAGGAGTTTGACCGCATCCGTGCCGCCGCGAAGAAGATTCAGTCCGACTCAAAGGCGCTGGTGGTCATCGGCATCGGCGGGTCCTACCTTGGGGCCCGGGGTGTGATCGAGTGTTTGTGCTCCCCCAACTACAATCTGAAGAAGAAGGACACGCCCAACGTGTATTTTGTGGGCAACGGCCTCTCCGGCGATGCGCTTTACGAGGTGATGGAGCTCATCGGCGACCAGGACTTCTCCGTCAACGTAATCTCCAAGTCCGGCACCACCACGGAACCCGCGGTGGCCTTCCGCTTTTTCCGGGATCGGCTGGTGGAAAAGTATGGCGCCGCCGCTGCGGGCAGGCGGATTTACGCCACTACGGACAAAGCCCGGGGGGCTTTGAAGTCGCTGGCCGACCGGCAGGGCTGGGAGACCTTTGTGGTCCCGGACGAGGTGGGCGGCCGCTACAGCGTGCTGACCGCGGTGGGCCTGCTGCCCATTGCCGTGTGCGGCGTGGATATTGCCAAGCTGATGGCCGGCGCCGCCGAGATGATGGAGGTATGCCGCCGGGGCGGCAGCGACTGCCCGGCCTGGCGCTATGCCGCCGCCCGGTTCCAGCTCTACCTCACCGGCAAAAAGGTGGAGATTTTGGGCTGCTTTGACCCCTCCTTCCGCTTCATGGGCGAGTGGTGGAAGCAGCTCTACGGCGAGAGCGAGGGAAAGGAGGGCAAGGGCATCTTCCCCGCCAGCGTGGAGTTTACCGCGGACCTCCACTCCATGGGACAGTATATTCAGCAGGGGGAGCGCATCCTCTTTGAGACGGTGGTCCGCATGGGCCCCTCCCAACATCCATTGTCCGTTCCCCGGGACGAGGCGGACGGCGACGGGCTCAATTTCCTGGCCGGCCGGGACATGGACTTTATCCGGGACCGGGCCATGGAGGGGACGCTGCTGGCCCACAGCGAGGGCGGAGTGCCCAACCTCATTGTGGAGACGGAGGACAAATCGCCCCGAAGCCTGGGCCAGCTGATCTACTTTTTTGAATATGCCTGTGCCCTGTCAGGGTATCTTCTGGGAGTCAATCCCTTTGACCAGCCGGGAGTGGAGTCGTATAAAAAGAATATGTTTGCGCTTTTGGGCAAACCTGGGTATGAGGAACTGGCCGGCGAATTGAAGGCAAGGCTGTAA